The Ornithodoros turicata isolate Travis chromosome 7, ASM3712646v1, whole genome shotgun sequence genome includes a region encoding these proteins:
- the LOC135400037 gene encoding sulfotransferase 1A2-like, whose product MLPLPSSIAALRSFLCRLRPNICVLKLQRSFANENQGAGSSRIRLFKRLFSTLLFGSTFATVLYVKKRRNDEQTKLFKECILLPRDTNYASNMYFYLYKGYVFPAVFIKSLPQVQKLKARADDIFVVSFPKTGTTWVQEIVYLIQNNLDFKAAAAKNLEQRFPFLEYFYPGVSSIESTPSPRLIKSHLPYSLLPESVYLEMPKIIYIVRNPKDVCVSLYHFTRYIKEIDYKGSFEEFAETFLKGHVAYGPIWNHYLEWWEHRNDANVLLVSYEDLQKDPHSVIFKISQFLDKPLKDDEVQAIAEHCSFERMAQNRATNYEHWRKLGFVNLDEGPFFRRGQVGDWRNYFTEEMNAKMDSWISEKFGASGMKFIYDIDKPENMIDDDLTLNT is encoded by the exons ATGCTTCCTTTGCCCAGTTCTATAGCTGCGTTAAGAAGCTTTCTGTGTCGTTTGCGGCCGAATATATGTGTGCTCAAATTGCAACGAAGCTTTGCAAACGAAAATCAAGGAGCTGGCTCGTCCAGGATACGCCTCTTCAAAAGATTGTTTTCAACGCTATTGTTCGGCTCTACCTTCGCAACAGTGCTTTACGTCAAAAAGCGGCGAAACGATGAACAAACCAAACTTTTCAAAGAGTGCATTCTGTTACCTCGGGATACCAACTATGCATCGAATATGTACTTTTACTTGTACAAAGGTTATGTTTTCCCTGCCGTGTTCATCAAGTCACTACCCCAAGTGCAAAAGCTGAAGGCACGGGCAGACGACATCTTCGTTGTTTCGTTTCCAAAGACCG GCACTACTTGGGTTCAGGAAATAGTGTATCTTATACAGAATAATTTAGATTTCAAGGCTGCTGCGGCAAAGAATTTAGAGCAGAGGTTTCCATTCCTGGAGTACTTCTACCCCGGGGTATCCTCTATAGAAAGTACTCCGAGTCCACGTCTCATCAAGTCCCACCTGCCGTACTCCTTGCTTCCGGAATCGGTGTACCTGGAAATGCCAAAA ATAATCTACATCGTCCGAAACCCAAAAGACGTCTGCGTGTCTCTCTATCACTTCACGAGGTACATCAAGGAAATAGACTACAAAGGGAGCTTTGAGGAATTCGCAGAGACGTTCCTCAAGGGCCACG tggcttatgGACCAATATGGAATCACTACCTCGAGTGGTGGGAACATCGCAATGATGCCAACGTTCTTCTTGTGTCGTACGAAGATCTTCAGAAA gACCCCCACAGCGTCATCTTCAAGATTTCGCAATTTCTCGACAAGCCGTTAAAGGACGACGAAGTGCAGGCGATTGCCGAGCATTGCTCTTTCGAGCGAATGGCACAGAACAGGGCTACAAACTATGAGCACTGGAGGAAGTTGGGTTTTGTCAACCTCGACGAAGGACCCTTTTTTAGAAGAG GTCAAGTCGGTGACTGGAGGAATTACTTCACAGAAGAGATGAATGCCAAGATGGATtcttggatcagtgaaaagtttGGAGCATCCGGAATGAAATTTATTTATGATATAGATAAGCCAGAGAACATGATTGATGATGATCTAACATTAAATACTTGA